The Meriones unguiculatus strain TT.TT164.6M chromosome 6, Bangor_MerUng_6.1, whole genome shotgun sequence genome has a window encoding:
- the Tmem174 gene encoding transmembrane protein 174: MEHGSNHPEDFPLNVFSVTPYTPSTADIQVSDDDKAGATLLFSGIFLGLVGITFTVMGWIKYQGVSHFEWTQLLGPILLSVGVTFILIAVCKFKMLSCQWCTENEERVLDADQTSGGQSFVFTGINQPITFHGATVVQYIPPPYGSQEPLGMNAAYLQPMMGPCGLAPSGGAVAATPSPPQYYTIYPQDNAAFVESEGFPPFVGVGNDRPSSAADQLEETQMEDEDCVRFSPPPYEEIYSLPR; this comes from the exons ATGGAGCACGGCAGCAATCACCCAGAGGATTTCCCGCTTAACGTGTTCTCTGTCACTCCGTACACTCCCAGCACCGCCGACATCCAGGTGTCCGATGACGACAAGGCAGGGGCGACTTTGCTCTTCTCAGGCATCTTTCTAGGACTGGTGGGGATCACGTTCACTGTCATGGGCTGGATCAAGTACCAGGGAGTCTCCCACTTTGAATGGACCCAGCTCCTCGGGCCCATCCTCCTGTCAGTCGGAGTGACGTTCATCCTGATCGCTGTGTGCAAATTCAAAATGCTATCCTGCCAGTGGTGCACAGAAAACGAGGAAAGGGTTCTGGACGCGGACCAGACTTCGGGAGGACAGTCGTTCGTTTTCACCGGCATCAACCAGCCCATCACCTTCCATGGGGCTACCGTGGTCCAGTACATTCCTCCTCCTTACGGCTCCCAGGAGCCCCTGGGGATGAACGCTGCCTACCTGCAGCCCATGATGGGCCCTTGCGGTCTTGCGCCCTCTGGCGGAGCAGTGGCTGCCACCCCAAGTCCCCCTCAGTACTACACCATCTACCCTCAAGACAATGCTGCGTTTGTGGAGAGTGAGGGCTTCCCTCCTTTCGTGGGTGTTGGAAACGACAG GCCCAGCTCTGCTGCTGACCAGCTAGAAGAAACGCAGATGGAAGACGAGGACTGTGTGCGCTTCTCTCCTCCCCCTTACGAGGAGATTTACTCCCTCCCTCGCTAG